Proteins from one Mucilaginibacter jinjuensis genomic window:
- a CDS encoding esterase: MYTSKSFTKFCSSATLLLLFCTGFTFAQSSNTYSVKSWFGPPAPTFSPVVAADHHITFRLKARHASDVKLLFGEWNIKPQTMTKDTAGIWSITINPVEPGIYSYVFTVDGVQTLDPVNPVTKIGTQLYSSIVEVSGNTPRFDEVQNIPHGTLQIHRYLSTPLKQLRGLYVYLPPQYYNQPTTSFPVLYLRHGGGDNESSWTQAAGRADVILENLIAAKKAVPMIIVMTNGLTDGSWAGGSNTKGLKDLDEELTTDVIPLIEKTYRVKKGRESRAITGLSMGGGQAFVIGLRNLDKFAWIGEFSAGLLSDKDFNADEYAPNVVNSTLNQKLKLLWIGIGKDDPRYPGHLDLVAMLNKRNIHNEFLAIPGGHEWTVWRIELAGFMQKLFK, translated from the coding sequence ATGTACACTTCTAAAAGTTTCACCAAATTTTGCTCCTCGGCAACGCTATTGCTCCTGTTTTGCACGGGCTTTACGTTTGCACAAAGCAGCAATACTTATAGTGTTAAAAGCTGGTTCGGGCCACCGGCGCCTACGTTTTCGCCGGTTGTAGCGGCCGATCATCATATCACTTTTCGGTTGAAAGCACGTCATGCTTCTGATGTTAAACTTTTGTTCGGTGAGTGGAACATCAAACCGCAAACCATGACTAAAGATACTGCCGGAATCTGGAGCATAACCATCAACCCGGTTGAGCCCGGCATTTACTCTTATGTGTTTACGGTTGATGGCGTGCAAACTTTAGATCCGGTAAACCCTGTAACCAAAATTGGCACACAGTTGTACTCGAGCATTGTGGAGGTAAGCGGTAATACACCACGCTTTGATGAGGTGCAGAATATTCCGCATGGTACGTTACAGATCCATCGCTACTTATCAACCCCTTTAAAGCAACTGCGCGGATTGTATGTGTATTTGCCTCCGCAATATTACAACCAGCCTACTACAAGTTTTCCGGTGCTTTACCTGCGCCATGGTGGTGGCGATAATGAGTCGAGCTGGACACAGGCTGCCGGTCGTGCCGATGTAATTCTCGAAAACCTCATTGCTGCTAAAAAAGCAGTGCCCATGATTATTGTAATGACCAACGGACTTACCGATGGCAGTTGGGCAGGTGGCAGCAATACCAAAGGTTTAAAAGATCTGGATGAAGAATTAACCACGGATGTAATTCCCTTGATAGAAAAAACTTACCGCGTTAAAAAAGGTCGCGAGAGCCGCGCCATTACAGGTTTATCAATGGGTGGTGGTCAGGCTTTTGTAATTGGCCTGCGCAACCTCGATAAGTTTGCCTGGATAGGGGAGTTCAGCGCTGGTTTACTAAGCGATAAAGATTTTAATGCCGATGAGTACGCGCCCAATGTAGTGAATAGCACCCTGAACCAAAAATTGAAACTGCTTTGGATAGGGATTGGTAAAGATGATCCACGTTACCCTGGTCACCTGGATTTGGTGGCTATGCTGAATAAAAGAAATATCCATAATGAATTCCTTGCCATTCCCGGCGGGCATGAGTGGACGGTATGGCGTATTGAGTTAGCTGGTTTTATGCAAAAGCTTTTCAAATAA
- a CDS encoding glycoside hydrolase family 26 protein, with product MKSKLKGLLLIGLMGWVAAASAQKKTGFQTLDFLYSISGSKTIAGIHNREPNATPARWTNKVDSVTGKFPGLWSGDFLFQQDNINNRQLMVDEALRQWKKGAVINIMWHACDPAMLEPCGWNKEGVLSKMTDAKWTELTTDGTPLNKEWKKRVDEVAVYLKFLKDNGVEVLWRPMHEMNQKVFWWGGRPGPDGTAKLYRMLHDYMVKEKGLTNLIWVWDIQDFNSLADDAKAYNPGDKYWDVAALDVYDDKTGYSAEKYNIMLSVCNGKPIAIGECQKFPSVDQLKAQPKWTFFMCWSELEFSKNTVEQIQAIHTASNVLTLDEMPGWKK from the coding sequence ATGAAATCAAAATTAAAAGGCTTGCTACTGATTGGATTGATGGGCTGGGTCGCAGCTGCATCCGCCCAAAAGAAAACGGGTTTTCAAACGCTCGATTTTCTGTATAGCATATCAGGTTCAAAAACCATTGCCGGCATCCATAACCGCGAACCTAATGCTACACCAGCACGGTGGACTAACAAAGTTGATTCTGTAACCGGCAAATTTCCTGGTTTGTGGAGCGGTGATTTTCTGTTTCAGCAGGATAATATTAATAACCGCCAGCTAATGGTTGATGAAGCCCTGCGCCAATGGAAAAAGGGAGCGGTAATCAACATCATGTGGCATGCCTGCGATCCGGCCATGCTGGAACCCTGCGGATGGAATAAAGAAGGTGTGCTCAGCAAAATGACCGATGCCAAATGGACGGAATTAACCACCGACGGTACACCACTTAATAAAGAATGGAAAAAACGGGTAGATGAAGTGGCTGTTTACCTGAAATTTTTGAAAGATAATGGGGTAGAAGTTTTATGGCGACCAATGCACGAAATGAACCAGAAGGTTTTTTGGTGGGGTGGCAGGCCCGGCCCGGATGGCACGGCCAAATTATATCGTATGCTGCATGATTATATGGTTAAAGAAAAAGGACTGACTAACCTGATCTGGGTTTGGGATATCCAGGATTTCAATAGTCTTGCCGATGATGCCAAAGCCTATAATCCCGGCGATAAATATTGGGATGTAGCTGCACTTGATGTTTACGATGATAAAACCGGTTACAGTGCCGAAAAATATAACATCATGCTTTCGGTATGTAATGGTAAGCCTATTGCTATTGGCGAGTGCCAGAAATTTCCTTCTGTCGATCAGCTTAAAGCACAACCTAAATGGACATTCTTTATGTGCTGGTCGGAATTGGAATTCAGCAAAAATACAGTAGAACAAATACAGGCTATCCACACGGCATCCAATGTTTTAACGCTGGATGAAATGCCGGGATGGAAGAAGTAA
- a CDS encoding SusC/RagA family TonB-linked outer membrane protein: protein MEKLLRTFTVCLCFVLANMSIVLAQQKTIKGTVNDEKGIGLPGVTVRVKGTTIGTQTDLNGKFSLTVPRSDATIVISFIGYANMEMSASSSFQNLVMKQQAGQLSDVVVVAFAKQKAVTVTGAVSTVAGKELVSTSVANVTSMLVGNSPGISGLQASGEPGRNGTNIYVRGVSTFTGGTNPLVVIDGIEQAAEQPFTQLNAMDANEIENVSVLKDAASTAVFGIRGANGVIIVTTKRGRAGKPVLSFSTNFGFTKATNYLDNVNSYDYALFRNEAIRTEISSFGNTSYNNYLFTPDDLWKFQNNRDYTPAQVAAMTNLTAAQKASLSNSPALYYTSHNLYKDQFGGTGPQQQYNLNISGGTQKVKYFTSVGYFNQGSILTNTNYYGSNTQSNFNRYNFRSNFDIDVVKNFQISVNLAGQFGTTTGPGSNAAGPNDLNGRYKAIMQYIFDGNPFISPGIVDGHLVNAFAGVDGTADNPLGPLKSGSSIGNQNAVYNLLTSGHETLYNTLLSNSVKLTHTMNYLTKGLTATGTASYDDYYVKAVSYNPSLPVYSVRRDHADPNILDFYGGAVTNNSFNNNPGHNSTWHKTYFDAGLNYNRAFGPHTITALLLGKASLYSIPYDANNPANNANTPSGIMGLLGRVTYNYKERYLVEADLGYNGTEQFAPGKRFGYFPAYSAGWVASNESFFPQNKIVTFVKFRGSYGEVGNDQLNQRRYLYFPNTFNINQSGYYFGNTNGSAVNPYYSGSNEGTIGNPNVTWERAKKLDFGLELRFFSDKLSFTADYFNDKRNNILTSLGTIPTTYGVPSASVPPVNVGVTTNHGYEIVLGWTDKIGQVGYNITGNVNYARNKIIYKAEAPNPYPWMNQTGYAIGQYKGLVSDGFFNTPEQLANRPYNTYTSNVAALGDIRYKDINGDGKIDNKDMVPIGYSNLPQYNYSLKVGFNYKGFDVSSLFYGTAKGSFYMPPGMVIPFFKNAGNAFQWEYDGRWTPEKAASGATITYPRAVMNGTGSSNDFLTSDFWLLSNNFIKLKNVEVGYTIPRVDFLRRVGISSIRVYANGNNLFTWGNKKALERGIDPETSQDINNQSTYLYPITRVINFGANVRF, encoded by the coding sequence ATGGAAAAACTTCTACGCACGTTTACGGTGTGTCTGTGTTTTGTATTGGCCAATATGAGCATCGTATTAGCCCAGCAAAAAACAATAAAAGGCACCGTTAATGATGAAAAGGGGATTGGCTTACCCGGTGTAACCGTAAGGGTTAAGGGTACCACAATCGGAACGCAAACCGACCTAAACGGTAAGTTCTCACTCACAGTCCCACGCAGTGATGCAACAATCGTAATTAGCTTTATTGGTTACGCCAATATGGAAATGTCGGCCTCATCAAGCTTCCAAAATCTGGTGATGAAGCAGCAGGCCGGGCAACTAAGCGATGTGGTGGTTGTAGCCTTTGCCAAGCAAAAGGCGGTAACAGTAACAGGTGCAGTATCAACGGTGGCCGGTAAAGAGCTGGTATCAACATCGGTGGCCAACGTTACCAGTATGCTGGTAGGTAATTCGCCGGGTATCAGCGGGCTGCAGGCCAGCGGCGAGCCCGGTCGTAACGGTACTAACATCTACGTTCGTGGTGTATCCACGTTTACGGGCGGTACCAACCCATTGGTGGTTATAGATGGTATTGAGCAAGCTGCCGAACAGCCATTTACCCAGCTTAACGCTATGGACGCTAACGAGATTGAGAACGTAAGCGTGCTGAAAGATGCAGCATCAACGGCAGTATTTGGTATCCGTGGTGCCAACGGCGTAATTATCGTTACCACTAAACGGGGGCGGGCAGGTAAACCGGTGTTGAGCTTTTCTACCAATTTCGGTTTCACCAAAGCCACCAATTATTTAGATAACGTAAACTCGTACGATTATGCTTTGTTCAGAAACGAGGCCATCCGTACCGAGATCAGTAGTTTTGGTAATACCAGTTACAACAACTACCTGTTTACCCCGGATGATTTGTGGAAGTTTCAGAACAACCGCGATTATACACCGGCACAGGTTGCTGCCATGACTAACCTTACTGCGGCACAGAAAGCTTCATTGAGTAATAGCCCGGCATTGTATTATACCAGCCACAACCTTTATAAAGATCAGTTTGGCGGTACGGGTCCTCAGCAGCAGTACAACCTTAATATTTCGGGTGGTACGCAAAAGGTTAAATACTTTACTTCGGTTGGGTACTTTAATCAGGGTAGTATTTTGACGAACACTAATTACTACGGATCTAATACCCAGTCTAATTTCAACCGATATAATTTCCGCTCTAATTTTGACATCGATGTAGTTAAAAATTTCCAAATCTCGGTTAACCTGGCCGGGCAGTTTGGTACTACAACCGGTCCGGGTTCAAACGCAGCCGGTCCAAATGATCTGAACGGACGTTACAAGGCTATCATGCAATACATTTTTGATGGTAACCCTTTTATTAGTCCGGGTATAGTTGACGGCCATTTAGTTAACGCCTTTGCCGGTGTGGATGGTACGGCGGATAACCCGCTTGGTCCGCTGAAATCAGGCAGTTCTATCGGAAATCAAAACGCGGTTTACAACCTGTTAACCAGTGGTCACGAAACGCTTTATAATACTCTATTGAGTAACAGTGTAAAGCTAACCCACACCATGAATTATCTGACCAAAGGCTTAACCGCAACAGGTACTGCCAGTTATGATGATTACTATGTAAAAGCGGTAAGTTATAACCCATCGCTGCCGGTTTACTCCGTACGCCGCGACCACGCCGATCCTAATATTTTGGATTTTTATGGTGGTGCGGTTACCAATAACTCGTTCAATAACAACCCCGGCCATAACTCAACCTGGCATAAAACCTATTTCGATGCCGGTTTAAATTATAACAGGGCATTCGGTCCGCATACCATTACTGCATTGTTATTGGGTAAAGCCTCGTTATACAGCATCCCTTACGATGCGAACAACCCGGCCAACAATGCCAACACGCCATCAGGTATTATGGGTTTACTGGGCAGGGTAACTTATAACTATAAAGAGCGCTACCTGGTTGAAGCCGATTTAGGTTACAATGGTACCGAGCAATTTGCACCGGGTAAACGGTTTGGTTACTTCCCGGCATATTCTGCAGGTTGGGTGGCTTCGAACGAATCATTCTTCCCGCAAAATAAGATCGTGACTTTCGTGAAGTTCCGTGGATCGTATGGTGAGGTAGGTAATGATCAGCTGAACCAGCGCCGTTACCTGTACTTTCCTAATACCTTTAACATTAACCAAAGCGGCTATTATTTTGGTAATACTAATGGTTCGGCAGTTAACCCTTATTATTCAGGTTCGAACGAAGGTACCATCGGTAACCCTAACGTAACCTGGGAACGCGCCAAGAAACTGGACTTTGGTTTGGAGCTGCGTTTCTTTAGCGATAAACTCTCTTTCACAGCCGATTACTTTAACGATAAGCGTAATAATATCTTAACCAGCCTGGGTACTATCCCTACTACTTATGGTGTGCCTTCGGCATCTGTACCGCCGGTTAACGTAGGGGTAACAACCAATCACGGTTATGAGATTGTGTTGGGCTGGACCGACAAGATTGGCCAGGTTGGGTACAACATTACCGGTAATGTTAACTATGCCCGCAACAAAATTATTTACAAGGCCGAAGCACCAAATCCTTACCCATGGATGAACCAGACCGGTTATGCCATTGGCCAGTACAAAGGTTTGGTAAGTGATGGTTTCTTTAACACGCCAGAGCAATTGGCAAATCGCCCTTACAATACTTATACCAGCAACGTGGCTGCTTTAGGCGATATCCGCTATAAAGACATTAACGGTGATGGCAAAATTGATAACAAGGACATGGTGCCGATTGGGTACTCTAACCTGCCGCAGTATAACTATAGCTTAAAAGTAGGCTTCAACTACAAAGGTTTTGATGTAAGCAGCTTATTCTATGGTACGGCCAAAGGCTCGTTCTATATGCCGCCAGGTATGGTTATCCCTTTCTTCAAAAATGCAGGTAATGCTTTCCAGTGGGAGTATGATGGCAGATGGACACCTGAAAAAGCGGCCAGTGGTGCTACCATAACCTATCCACGCGCTGTGATGAACGGTACTGGCAGCAGCAACGACTTCCTGACCAGTGATTTTTGGCTGCTCTCAAACAACTTCATCAAGCTGAAGAATGTGGAGGTTGGCTATACCATCCCACGGGTTGATTTTCTGCGCCGTGTGGGTATTAGTAGTATCAGAGTGTATGCCAATGGTAATAACCTGTTTACCTGGGGTAATAAAAAAGCCCTTGAGCGTGGTATAGACCCGGAGACTTCGCAGGATATTAATAATCAGAGCACCTATTTATACCCAATTACACGGGTTATCAATTTCGGCGCAAACGTGAGATTCTAA
- a CDS encoding RagB/SusD family nutrient uptake outer membrane protein, producing MKKLLYLLIGVGLVTGIYSCQKTFLQKPNTTGSSTIETVFSNTTGALSALSAAYRLALIQGLPYSGLGHGTLSGISGEMSKGYNWHATFLIAGNGMSPNPGDGNDALADDKFSDDYASIRKNYLVLENVDKVSDMDAATKATIKAEMTGLNAYRYMGMFIRYGGVPIVTKSFDASDNLSVPRGTLQQTLDQVTTLCDAAIAGLPDKWPDNFGGRLTKGSVLAIKARTLMFAARPLFNTATPYLSFGSNNKMICFGNQDQNRWTAAITANEAMISWANANGYGIINTGGGINTPNTKAFDDYGNATSTPSNREVILAYKVDEGGNGIPKYFNRSPYYNLNGDRYDTDNSGTLSNFMTNYYKADGTDQTWPGINDAARPYSEYNTKIMQMEPRCLVDNLFPGIDAANNAGDYSWSVAGWQRGIINQNGGQGKGNATTTKFYYHAGSRLWMEFPLFRMAEFYLNLAEAYNEVGNTAKALENLNVVHNRAGLPSITTADQSALRKAIQREWAVEFYNENQRYFLVKHWKLDDIGNGLLGGAMREFSFTTVPGAANVNLASALLTYKDYVTYTAYWNPKMYLDPFPQAEINKGIIVQNPGY from the coding sequence ATGAAAAAGCTATTGTATTTATTAATAGGAGTGGGGCTGGTAACAGGCATCTACTCTTGTCAGAAAACTTTTCTGCAAAAGCCAAATACCACAGGTAGTAGTACTATCGAAACGGTATTTAGCAACACCACCGGGGCGTTAAGCGCGTTGTCGGCAGCCTACAGGCTCGCTTTGATACAGGGATTACCTTACAGCGGTTTAGGCCACGGTACATTATCAGGTATTTCGGGCGAAATGAGTAAGGGTTATAACTGGCACGCCACCTTCCTGATAGCAGGCAATGGTATGTCGCCAAACCCGGGCGATGGTAATGATGCTTTGGCCGATGACAAGTTTAGCGATGATTATGCATCGATCCGCAAAAATTATCTGGTATTGGAAAATGTAGATAAGGTAAGCGATATGGATGCAGCTACCAAAGCCACCATAAAAGCCGAAATGACAGGCCTTAACGCTTATCGTTACATGGGTATGTTTATCCGCTACGGTGGTGTACCTATCGTTACCAAAAGTTTTGATGCCAGCGATAATTTATCGGTACCGCGTGGTACGCTACAGCAAACCCTGGATCAGGTAACTACGCTTTGCGATGCAGCTATTGCGGGCTTACCCGATAAATGGCCTGATAACTTTGGCGGCCGCTTAACCAAGGGATCGGTATTGGCTATTAAGGCGAGAACTTTAATGTTTGCTGCACGCCCGTTATTTAACACGGCAACGCCTTACTTGAGTTTTGGCTCCAACAACAAAATGATTTGCTTTGGTAATCAGGATCAAAACCGTTGGACTGCTGCTATTACTGCTAACGAGGCTATGATCAGCTGGGCTAATGCCAATGGTTACGGCATTATTAACACAGGTGGCGGCATCAACACGCCAAATACCAAAGCTTTTGATGATTATGGTAATGCAACATCGACCCCATCAAACCGCGAGGTAATACTGGCCTACAAGGTTGACGAGGGCGGAAACGGTATCCCTAAATACTTTAACCGTTCGCCTTATTACAACCTTAACGGCGACCGTTACGATACCGATAACAGCGGCACACTCAGCAATTTCATGACCAATTATTACAAAGCTGATGGTACCGACCAAACCTGGCCGGGTATTAATGATGCAGCTCGCCCTTATAGCGAGTATAATACTAAGATTATGCAAATGGAGCCACGTTGTTTGGTTGATAACCTTTTCCCGGGTATTGACGCCGCCAACAATGCAGGCGATTATAGCTGGTCTGTAGCGGGCTGGCAACGTGGTATTATTAACCAGAACGGTGGACAGGGTAAAGGTAACGCCACTACCACTAAATTCTATTACCATGCAGGCTCACGCTTGTGGATGGAGTTCCCGTTGTTCCGTATGGCTGAGTTTTACCTCAATCTGGCAGAAGCCTATAATGAAGTTGGAAATACGGCCAAAGCGCTGGAGAACCTTAATGTGGTGCACAACAGGGCAGGTTTGCCGTCAATCACTACAGCAGATCAGTCGGCTTTGCGTAAGGCAATCCAGCGCGAGTGGGCGGTTGAGTTTTACAACGAAAACCAACGCTACTTTTTGGTTAAGCACTGGAAGCTGGACGATATAGGTAACGGTTTACTGGGCGGCGCAATGCGTGAGTTCTCGTTCACCACTGTACCTGGTGCAGCCAACGTTAACCTGGCTTCGGCCTTATTAACCTATAAGGATTATGTAACCTACACGGCTTACTGGAACCCCAAAATGTACCTCGACCCGTTTCCACAGGCGGAGATCAATAAGGGGATCATCGTTCAGAACCCCGGTTACTAA